The following proteins come from a genomic window of Microtus ochrogaster isolate Prairie Vole_2 chromosome 7, MicOch1.0, whole genome shotgun sequence:
- the Hic1 gene encoding hypermethylated in cancer 1 protein isoform X2, giving the protein MLDTMEAPGHSRQLLLQLNNQRTKGFLCDVIIVVQNALFRAHKNVLAASSAYLKSLVVHDNLLNLDHDMVSPAVFRLVLDFIYTGRLTDSIEAAAAAAVAPGAEPSLGAVLAAASYLQIPDLVALCKKRLKRHGKYCHLRGGGSGGGGYAPCGRPGRGLRAATPVIQACYSSPAGPPPQPAAEPPSGPEAAVNTHCAELYASAPGPAASLCAPELCGLDLSKKSPPDSSVPERPLSERELPQRPDSAPGTASAVYKEPPLALPLLPPLPFQKLEEAVPTPDPFRGSGGSPGPEPPVRPDGPSLLYRWMKHEPVLGNYGDDLVRDRRSPDERLEERGGDPAASPGGPPLGLVAPPRYPGTGADGDDYKSSSEETGSSEDPSPPSGHLDGYPCPHLAYGEPESFGDNLYVCIPCGKGFPSSEQLNAHVEAHVEEEEALYGRAEAAEGAAGAAGLGPPFGGGGDKITGPPGGLGELLRPYRCASCDKSYKDPATLRQHEKTHWLTRPYPCTICGKKFTQRGTMTRHMRSHLGLKPFACDACGMRFTRQYRLTEHMRIHSGEKPYECQVCGGKFAQQRNLISHMKMHAVGGAAGAAGALAGLGGLPGVPGPDGKGKLDFPEGVFAVARLTAEQLSLKQQDKAAAAELLAQTTHFLHDPKVALESLYPLAKFTAELGLSPDKAAEVLSQGAHLAAGPDGRTIDRFSPT; this is encoded by the coding sequence ATGCTGGACACGATGGAGGCGCCTGGCCACTCGAGGCAGCTACTGCTGCAGCTCAACAACCAGCGCACCAAGGGCTTCTTGTGCGACGTGATCATCGTGGTGCAGAACGCCCTCTTCCGCGCGCACAAGAACGTGCTGGCGGCCAGCAGCGCCTACCTCAAGTCCCTGGTGGTGCATGACAACCTGCTTAACCTGGACCATGACATGGTGAGCCCGGCCGTGTTCCGCCTGGTGCTGGACTTCATCTACACCGGCCGCCTGACTGACAGTATTGAGGCCGCAGCTGCAGCAGCAGTGGCCCCGGGGGCCGAGCCGAGCCTGGGCGCCGTGCTGGCCGCCGCCAGCTACCTGCAGATCCCTGACCTCGTGGCTCTGTGCAAGAAGCGCCTCAAACGCCACGGCAAGTACTGCCACCTGCGGGGAGgaggcagcggcggcggcggctatGCGCCCTGTGGGCGGCCCGGCCGGGGCTTGAGGGCCGCCACGCCCGTCATCCAGGCCTGCTACTCGTCCCCGGCCGGGCCGCCGCCGCAGCCTGCTGCCGAGCCGCCGTCGGGGCCCGAGGCCGCGGTCAACACCCATTGCGCCGAGCTGTATGCCTCAGCCCCGGGCCCAGCAGCCTCACTCTGCGCCCCGGAGCTTTGTGGCCTGGATCTGTCCAAGAAGAGCCCGCCAGACTCCTCAGTCCCCGAGCGACCGCTGAGTGAGCGAGAACTGCCTCAGCGGCCGGACAGCGCTCCCGGTACGGCGTCCGCTGTCTACAAGGAGCCACCGCTCGCCTTGCCGCTGCTTCCGCCTTTGCCCttccagaagctggaagaggcCGTACCGACTCCAGACCCGTTTCGAGGAAGCGGCGGCAGTCCGGGACCCGAGCCCCCCGTCCGCCCCGACGGCCCCAGCCTCCTCTACCGCTGGATGAAGCACGAGCCAGTCCTGGGTAACTATGGCGATGATCTGGTCCGAGATCGCCGCTCCCCAGACGAGCGCCTCGAGGAACGCGGTGGGGACCCGGCAGCTTCACCCGGGGGTCCCCCGCTCGGTCTGGTGGCCCCGCCACGCTACCCAGGCACAGGCGCTGACGGAGACGACTACAAGAGCAGCAGTGAAGAGACTGGTAGCAGCGAGGACCCCAGCCCACCCAGTGGCCACCTGGATGGCTACCCGTGCCCGCACTTGGCCTATGGCGAGCCTGAGAGCTTTGGTGACAACCTGTACGTGTGCATCCCCTGTGGCAAAGGCTTCCCCAGCTCGGAGCAGCTGAATGCACACGTGGAGGCTCacgtggaggaagaggaggcactGTATGGCAGGGCAGAGGCTGCTGAGGGGGCTGCTGGGGCCGCCGGCCTCGGGCCCccctttggtggtggtggggacaagATCACTGGGCCCCCGGGCGGCCTGGGAGAGCTGCTGCGGCCGTACCGCTGCGCGTCCTGCGACAAGAGCTACAAGGACCCAGCCACGCTGAGGCAGCACGAGAAGACGCACTGGCTGACACGGCCCTATCCGTGTACCATCTGCGGGAAGAAGTTCACGCAGCGCGGAACCATGACACGCCATATGCGTAGTCACTTAGGCCTGAAGCCCTTTGCGTGCGACGCGTGCGGCATGCGCTTCACCCGTCAGTACCGCCTCACGGAGCACATGCGCATCCACTCGGGAGAGAAGCCCTACGAGTGCCAGGTGTGTGGTGGCAAGTTTGCTCAACAGCGCAACCTCATCAGTCACATGAAGATGCACGCTGTAGGTGGCGCGGCCGGCGCAGCCGGGGCGCTGGCTGGCCTCGGGGGACTACCTGGCGTCCCCGGCCCCGACGGCAAGGGCAAGCTCGATTTCCCGGAGGGTGTCTTTGCTGTGGCCCGCCTCACAGCTGAACAGCTGAGCCTGAAGCAACAGGACAAGGCAGCTGCGGCGGAGCTGCTGGCGCAGACCACGCACTTCCTGCACGACCCCAAGGTGGCGCTCGAGAGCCTCTACCCGCTGGCCAAATTCACTGCCGAGCTGGGACTCAGCCCGGATAAGGCGGCAGAGGTGCTGAGCCAGGGCGCGCACCTGGCCGCGGGACCGGACGGCCGGACCATCGACCGTTTCTCTCCCACTTAA
- the Hic1 gene encoding hypermethylated in cancer 1 protein isoform X1 encodes MTFPEADILLKSGECAGQTMLDTMEAPGHSRQLLLQLNNQRTKGFLCDVIIVVQNALFRAHKNVLAASSAYLKSLVVHDNLLNLDHDMVSPAVFRLVLDFIYTGRLTDSIEAAAAAAVAPGAEPSLGAVLAAASYLQIPDLVALCKKRLKRHGKYCHLRGGGSGGGGYAPCGRPGRGLRAATPVIQACYSSPAGPPPQPAAEPPSGPEAAVNTHCAELYASAPGPAASLCAPELCGLDLSKKSPPDSSVPERPLSERELPQRPDSAPGTASAVYKEPPLALPLLPPLPFQKLEEAVPTPDPFRGSGGSPGPEPPVRPDGPSLLYRWMKHEPVLGNYGDDLVRDRRSPDERLEERGGDPAASPGGPPLGLVAPPRYPGTGADGDDYKSSSEETGSSEDPSPPSGHLDGYPCPHLAYGEPESFGDNLYVCIPCGKGFPSSEQLNAHVEAHVEEEEALYGRAEAAEGAAGAAGLGPPFGGGGDKITGPPGGLGELLRPYRCASCDKSYKDPATLRQHEKTHWLTRPYPCTICGKKFTQRGTMTRHMRSHLGLKPFACDACGMRFTRQYRLTEHMRIHSGEKPYECQVCGGKFAQQRNLISHMKMHAVGGAAGAAGALAGLGGLPGVPGPDGKGKLDFPEGVFAVARLTAEQLSLKQQDKAAAAELLAQTTHFLHDPKVALESLYPLAKFTAELGLSPDKAAEVLSQGAHLAAGPDGRTIDRFSPT; translated from the exons ATGACTTTTCCTGAAGCGGACATTTTACTTAAATCGG GAGAGTGTGCTGGGCAGACGATGCTGGACACGATGGAGGCGCCTGGCCACTCGAGGCAGCTACTGCTGCAGCTCAACAACCAGCGCACCAAGGGCTTCTTGTGCGACGTGATCATCGTGGTGCAGAACGCCCTCTTCCGCGCGCACAAGAACGTGCTGGCGGCCAGCAGCGCCTACCTCAAGTCCCTGGTGGTGCATGACAACCTGCTTAACCTGGACCATGACATGGTGAGCCCGGCCGTGTTCCGCCTGGTGCTGGACTTCATCTACACCGGCCGCCTGACTGACAGTATTGAGGCCGCAGCTGCAGCAGCAGTGGCCCCGGGGGCCGAGCCGAGCCTGGGCGCCGTGCTGGCCGCCGCCAGCTACCTGCAGATCCCTGACCTCGTGGCTCTGTGCAAGAAGCGCCTCAAACGCCACGGCAAGTACTGCCACCTGCGGGGAGgaggcagcggcggcggcggctatGCGCCCTGTGGGCGGCCCGGCCGGGGCTTGAGGGCCGCCACGCCCGTCATCCAGGCCTGCTACTCGTCCCCGGCCGGGCCGCCGCCGCAGCCTGCTGCCGAGCCGCCGTCGGGGCCCGAGGCCGCGGTCAACACCCATTGCGCCGAGCTGTATGCCTCAGCCCCGGGCCCAGCAGCCTCACTCTGCGCCCCGGAGCTTTGTGGCCTGGATCTGTCCAAGAAGAGCCCGCCAGACTCCTCAGTCCCCGAGCGACCGCTGAGTGAGCGAGAACTGCCTCAGCGGCCGGACAGCGCTCCCGGTACGGCGTCCGCTGTCTACAAGGAGCCACCGCTCGCCTTGCCGCTGCTTCCGCCTTTGCCCttccagaagctggaagaggcCGTACCGACTCCAGACCCGTTTCGAGGAAGCGGCGGCAGTCCGGGACCCGAGCCCCCCGTCCGCCCCGACGGCCCCAGCCTCCTCTACCGCTGGATGAAGCACGAGCCAGTCCTGGGTAACTATGGCGATGATCTGGTCCGAGATCGCCGCTCCCCAGACGAGCGCCTCGAGGAACGCGGTGGGGACCCGGCAGCTTCACCCGGGGGTCCCCCGCTCGGTCTGGTGGCCCCGCCACGCTACCCAGGCACAGGCGCTGACGGAGACGACTACAAGAGCAGCAGTGAAGAGACTGGTAGCAGCGAGGACCCCAGCCCACCCAGTGGCCACCTGGATGGCTACCCGTGCCCGCACTTGGCCTATGGCGAGCCTGAGAGCTTTGGTGACAACCTGTACGTGTGCATCCCCTGTGGCAAAGGCTTCCCCAGCTCGGAGCAGCTGAATGCACACGTGGAGGCTCacgtggaggaagaggaggcactGTATGGCAGGGCAGAGGCTGCTGAGGGGGCTGCTGGGGCCGCCGGCCTCGGGCCCccctttggtggtggtggggacaagATCACTGGGCCCCCGGGCGGCCTGGGAGAGCTGCTGCGGCCGTACCGCTGCGCGTCCTGCGACAAGAGCTACAAGGACCCAGCCACGCTGAGGCAGCACGAGAAGACGCACTGGCTGACACGGCCCTATCCGTGTACCATCTGCGGGAAGAAGTTCACGCAGCGCGGAACCATGACACGCCATATGCGTAGTCACTTAGGCCTGAAGCCCTTTGCGTGCGACGCGTGCGGCATGCGCTTCACCCGTCAGTACCGCCTCACGGAGCACATGCGCATCCACTCGGGAGAGAAGCCCTACGAGTGCCAGGTGTGTGGTGGCAAGTTTGCTCAACAGCGCAACCTCATCAGTCACATGAAGATGCACGCTGTAGGTGGCGCGGCCGGCGCAGCCGGGGCGCTGGCTGGCCTCGGGGGACTACCTGGCGTCCCCGGCCCCGACGGCAAGGGCAAGCTCGATTTCCCGGAGGGTGTCTTTGCTGTGGCCCGCCTCACAGCTGAACAGCTGAGCCTGAAGCAACAGGACAAGGCAGCTGCGGCGGAGCTGCTGGCGCAGACCACGCACTTCCTGCACGACCCCAAGGTGGCGCTCGAGAGCCTCTACCCGCTGGCCAAATTCACTGCCGAGCTGGGACTCAGCCCGGATAAGGCGGCAGAGGTGCTGAGCCAGGGCGCGCACCTGGCCGCGGGACCGGACGGCCGGACCATCGACCGTTTCTCTCCCACTTAA